The Apostichopus japonicus isolate 1M-3 chromosome 20, ASM3797524v1, whole genome shotgun sequence genome contains a region encoding:
- the LOC139961945 gene encoding histamine H4 receptor-like: MDIMNSSYMSQDLTTPWQDSTHPVLWIMFLVCYAIVLLTTIGGNIIVIASYVLNDFVRNTVANIFILNLSISDVLVGSIVMVVDFLTLAIGSWPFGDIFCAAWLSMHYFVIYMSVVTVIVISIDRLWLISDVLRYKRLQNHTIARGVVILVWIYTTLYTILYSVSTNDIMSPSTRRGGSATCLVAIQNTDNMLLSIILENLDFIIPLVLLVAVNVTVAFKVHRKLNNRNLRNSHPKRTISQETDADLKSVISTGTTGMAENSSQGDHGGFAIINDGFETDNRLEGNENQHAEHDTDSGVKYVTYEKRQCTGSEDSRVCYRKRVRKRKENTKLVDHSSVARSVFLLTTVYTACWLPYHILVFLQSWHIYQAPGLIWEILQRLIWFNSMLNPFLYAKMNMRFRLGMLKVLCFRRSFQDRVNRLRTAF, translated from the coding sequence ATGGATATTATGAACAGCTCTTACATGTCACAAGATCTCACAACGCCATGGCAAGACTCGACACATCCAGTTCTTTGGATTATGTTCTTGGTGTGTTATGCGATTGTGTTACTGACTACAATTGGCGGCAATATCATCGTCATAGCATCCTACGTCCTCAACGATTTCGTCAGAAATACCGTTGCAAATATTTTTATCCTGAATTTGTCGATATCGGATGTTTTAGTTGGTTCGATTGTGATGGTAGTGGATTTCTTAACTTTGGCTATTGGTTCCTGGCCATTCGGTGATATCTTCTGTGCTGCTTGGTTATCGATGCACTACTTTGTGATTTACATGTCTGTGGTGACTGTCATTGTTATCAGTATTGATCGATTATGGCTGATATCCGATGTGCTAAGATATAAGAGATTACAGAATCACACCATTGCGAGGGGTGTGGTCATATTGGTGTGGATCTACACCACGTTGTACACCATCCTGTATTCGGTGTCGACCAACGACATTATGAGCCCATCAACTCGAAGAGGGGGGTCAGCAACATGCCTTGTTGCGATTCAAAATACAGACAACATGTTATTGTCcatcattttggaaaatttagatTTCATCATTCCTTTGGTATTATTGGTTGCAGTCAATGTAACGGTAGCCTTCAAGGTACATCGAAAACTTAATAATCGTAACCTCCGGAATTCTCACCCGAAAAGAACGATTTCTCAAGAAACGGACGCAGATTTGAAATCTGTAATTTCTACAGGAACGACAGGGATGGCAGAGAACAGCTCACAAGGTGATCATGGAGGGTTTGCAATAATAAACGATGGATTTGAGACAGACAATAGACTCGAAGGCAATGAAAACCAACACGCAGAGCATGATACCGACAGCGGCGTGAAATACGTCACCTACGAAAAACGACAATGTACGGGAAGCGAGGACAGCCGTGTTTGTTATCGAAAGAGGGTACGCAAGcgaaaagaaaatactaaacttGTTGACCACTCCAGTGTTGCTCGAAGTGTCTTTCTGTTAACAACCGTATATACTGCATGTTGGTTACCATACCACATCCTGGTGTTCTTACAATCATGGCATATTTATCAAGCTCCCGGGTTGATCTGGGAGATTCTACAGCGACTCATCTGGTTTAATTCTATGCTTAATCCGTTCCTGTACGCGAAGATGAATATGCGTTTCCGTCTCGGCATGCTCAAGGTCCTCTGCTTTAGGAGAAGTTTTCAAGATCGAGTCAACCGTTTGCGGACAGCTTTCtaa